One window of the Rhizobiaceae bacterium genome contains the following:
- a CDS encoding Gfo/Idh/MocA family oxidoreductase yields MTIRIGVIGTGVMGAGHASMLASQIAGCEVVAVADADEARAKVVAGKVGAARVFSDGKALIGDTGVDAVVVASPDPTHHPLVMECLRQVKPVLCEKPLGTNSTECREIVETEMRSGRRLVQVGFMRRFDPGYEAVKAALTEERHGLPLFLHCIHRNAVAASYTTSEAIILNTAVHEIDAARFLLGEEFVSATVRGTRATRSAPSRTPQFLLLETASGVLVDIEAFVDAQYGYDVRAELVCEKGAMSLAQTHAVRTWSSGTVGNSLYADWMGRFDDAYRRELQAWVQSIRSWKAVGASAWDGYVSTRTAELCLEAYRSRQTVTIDIEERPAFYA; encoded by the coding sequence ATGACCATCAGAATCGGAGTGATCGGCACGGGCGTCATGGGCGCGGGACACGCATCCATGCTCGCCTCGCAAATCGCCGGATGCGAGGTCGTTGCCGTCGCCGATGCCGACGAAGCGCGCGCAAAGGTCGTGGCCGGCAAGGTTGGCGCGGCTCGTGTCTTCAGCGACGGAAAGGCCCTGATCGGCGATACGGGCGTGGATGCAGTGGTGGTCGCATCGCCTGATCCCACACATCACCCGCTGGTCATGGAGTGCCTGCGTCAGGTGAAGCCGGTGCTCTGCGAAAAGCCGCTCGGCACGAATTCGACGGAATGCCGCGAGATCGTTGAAACGGAGATGCGTTCCGGCCGCCGGCTGGTGCAGGTGGGCTTCATGCGCCGTTTCGATCCCGGATATGAAGCGGTGAAGGCGGCGCTGACGGAAGAACGCCATGGCTTGCCTCTGTTCCTCCATTGCATCCACCGCAACGCCGTGGCTGCGTCCTACACGACTTCGGAAGCGATCATCCTGAACACGGCCGTGCATGAAATCGACGCCGCGCGTTTCCTGCTGGGCGAGGAATTCGTCAGCGCGACCGTGCGAGGGACGCGCGCGACCCGTTCGGCGCCGTCGCGCACGCCCCAGTTCCTGCTGCTGGAAACAGCCTCCGGCGTTCTGGTGGACATAGAAGCCTTCGTCGATGCGCAATATGGCTACGATGTCCGGGCCGAACTGGTTTGCGAGAAGGGCGCCATGTCGCTTGCCCAGACGCATGCGGTGCGGACGTGGTCCTCCGGTACTGTCGGCAACTCGCTCTATGCGGACTGGATGGGCCGTTTCGACGACGCGTACCGCCGCGAGTTGCAGGCCTGGGTGCAGTCGATTCGCTCGTGGAAGGCCGTCGGAGCCTCCGCCTGGGACGGCTATGTTTCGACCCGCACGGCGGAACTCTGTCTCGAAGCCTATCGCAGCCGGCAGACCGTGACGATCGATATCGAGGAGAGACCGGCGTTCTACGCCTGA
- a CDS encoding PaaI family thioesterase produces the protein MTPVELYPGRIAPMGVGTIPLGDLALYGGLELLQRLIDGRYPAPPMAATLGFTLTGASEGRVVFHGMPGANHLNPLGGVHGGWAATIMDSALGCAVHSTLNVGEAYTTAEFKVNLTRPITPNTGEVVCEGRVVHRGRTLAVSEATLKDRDGKLLAFGTETCSIFPVGSLPPRS, from the coding sequence ATGACTCCGGTTGAACTCTATCCCGGCCGCATCGCGCCGATGGGCGTGGGCACGATTCCTCTGGGCGACCTTGCGCTCTATGGCGGGCTGGAATTGCTGCAGCGCCTGATCGACGGCCGCTATCCGGCCCCACCGATGGCGGCGACGTTGGGCTTCACGCTCACCGGCGCATCCGAGGGGCGCGTCGTGTTCCATGGCATGCCCGGGGCAAACCATCTCAATCCGCTGGGCGGCGTGCATGGCGGCTGGGCGGCTACGATCATGGACTCGGCGCTGGGCTGCGCCGTGCACTCCACGCTCAATGTCGGCGAGGCCTATACCACGGCCGAGTTCAAGGTGAATCTCACGCGGCCCATCACGCCGAATACCGGCGAAGTGGTCTGCGAGGGCAGGGTGGTGCATCGCGGCCGGACGCTCGCCGTGTCGGAGGCGACCCTCAAGGACAGGGACGGCAAACTACTCGCCTTCGGCACTGAAACCTGTTCGATCTTTCCTGTCGGCAGCCTTCCGCCGCGGTCCTAG
- the era gene encoding GTPase Era, with translation MSDPEADLRDFAEKAGTRSGFVALIGAPNAGKSTLVNQLVGAKVSIVTHKVQTTRAIVRGIATYDNAQIVFVDTPGIFKPRRRLDQAMVTTAWGGARDADVVLVLIDAERGIRGDAEALLENLEGVRQPKILVLNKIDRVSRETLLALAADANQRVPFERTFMVSALTGSGCGDILDYLAKTLPAGPWYYPEDQISDLPMRQLAAEITREKLYLRLHQELPYSSHVETEKWEEKKDGSVRIEQVIYVERDSQKKIMLGHKGETIRAIGQAARQEIGEILEQKVHLFLFVKVRENWGDDPERYREMGLEFPG, from the coding sequence ATGAGCGACCCCGAAGCAGATCTGCGAGACTTTGCGGAAAAAGCCGGGACCCGCTCCGGTTTCGTCGCCCTGATCGGCGCGCCGAACGCCGGCAAGTCGACGCTGGTCAACCAGCTTGTCGGCGCAAAGGTTTCCATCGTCACGCACAAGGTGCAGACGACCCGCGCCATCGTGCGCGGCATCGCCACATACGACAATGCGCAGATCGTCTTCGTCGACACGCCGGGCATCTTCAAGCCGCGCCGCCGGCTCGATCAGGCGATGGTGACGACCGCCTGGGGCGGCGCCAGGGATGCCGATGTCGTGCTGGTGCTGATCGATGCCGAGCGCGGCATCCGCGGTGACGCGGAGGCGCTTCTGGAAAATCTCGAAGGCGTGCGGCAGCCGAAGATTCTGGTCCTCAACAAGATCGACCGCGTCAGTCGCGAAACCCTGCTTGCGCTCGCAGCCGATGCCAATCAGCGCGTTCCGTTCGAGCGCACCTTCATGGTCTCGGCGCTGACCGGCTCCGGCTGCGGCGACATCCTCGATTATCTGGCGAAGACGCTTCCGGCCGGCCCCTGGTACTATCCCGAGGATCAGATTTCCGACCTGCCGATGCGCCAGCTCGCGGCCGAGATCACACGAGAGAAGCTCTATCTGCGGCTGCATCAGGAATTGCCCTATTCCTCCCATGTCGAAACGGAGAAATGGGAGGAGAAGAAGGACGGCTCGGTGCGTATCGAGCAGGTCATTTACGTCGAGCGTGACAGCCAGAAGAAAATTATGCTCGGCCACAAGGGCGAGACCATCCGCGCCATCGGGCAGGCGGCGCGGCAGGAGATCGGCGAAATCCTCGAACAGAAAGTCCATCTCTTCCTGTTCGTGAAGGTTCGCGAAAACTGGGGCGACGACCCCGAACGCTATCGCGAGATGGGGCTGGAATTTCCCGGCTGA
- the recO gene encoding DNA repair protein RecO — MEWRDEGIVLGTRKHGESSAILEVMTRAHGRHLGLVRGGRSRKQQPMLQAGNLVEIIWRARLDEHLGIFQAEPLELNAARLFDSASAIYAIQTLAAHLRLLPERDPHAALYEALKVMIGHLDEPVAAAELVVRFELLILEELGFGLDLLTCAATGAREDLAYVSPKSGRAVSRSAGRPWHDRMLPLPAFLRVGSGMRADRQALEEAFRMTGFFLDRSVYEPRGISPPEARAGFLGALARHFSRQNALDGNTAA, encoded by the coding sequence ATGGAGTGGCGCGACGAGGGAATCGTTCTCGGTACGAGGAAGCATGGCGAGTCCAGCGCCATCCTCGAAGTGATGACCCGTGCGCATGGCCGGCACCTCGGTCTGGTGCGGGGAGGGCGCTCCAGAAAGCAGCAGCCGATGCTGCAGGCCGGCAATCTGGTCGAGATTATCTGGCGTGCGCGGCTGGACGAGCATCTTGGCATCTTCCAGGCGGAACCGCTTGAGCTCAACGCCGCCCGGCTCTTCGACAGCGCCTCGGCGATCTATGCGATCCAGACGCTTGCCGCCCATCTGCGGCTTTTGCCGGAACGCGATCCTCATGCCGCGCTATACGAGGCGTTGAAGGTGATGATCGGCCATCTGGACGAACCTGTCGCCGCCGCCGAACTCGTCGTGCGCTTCGAACTGCTGATCCTCGAGGAACTCGGCTTCGGGCTCGATCTCCTGACCTGCGCGGCGACGGGCGCACGGGAGGATCTGGCCTATGTGTCTCCGAAATCCGGACGCGCGGTCAGCCGCTCCGCCGGCAGGCCGTGGCATGACCGGATGCTGCCGCTTCCAGCCTTTCTGCGCGTGGGTTCGGGCATGCGCGCCGACCGGCAGGCGCTCGAGGAGGCTTTCCGGATGACCGGTTTCTTCCTCGACCGCAGCGTTTACGAACCGCGCGGCATCAGCCCGCCGGAGGCGCGCGCCGGCTTTCTCGGCGCGCTCGCCAGGCATTTCTCGCGACAGAATGCACTCGACGGAAACACCGCCGCATGA
- the rnc gene encoding ribonuclease III has translation MALKRPKGDALAVEIAARTGYAFRDVGLLRRALTHSSVRGKVGDDNERLEFLGDRILALVVADMLFRAYPNAAQGELAVRLSALVSGDACAEVAEEIGIVDFIHADAAVKGAQGRKAKNVRADAVEALIAAIYLDGGLEKAAAFILGIWERRAQKAVRAIRDSKTMLQEWLAQKDSARPVYVIVGREGPDHEPVFTVEVQAPGFVASVGRGRSRQAAEQAAAAAFLAREGVTAETEEPA, from the coding sequence ATGGCGCTCAAACGGCCAAAGGGCGATGCGCTGGCGGTGGAGATTGCCGCCCGCACCGGATACGCTTTTCGCGACGTCGGCCTGCTGCGACGCGCGCTGACGCATTCCAGCGTGCGCGGCAAGGTCGGCGACGACAACGAGCGTCTCGAATTCCTGGGCGATCGCATTCTCGCTTTGGTGGTTGCGGACATGCTGTTCCGTGCCTATCCGAATGCCGCGCAGGGTGAACTTGCCGTGCGGCTCAGCGCGCTGGTCAGCGGCGACGCCTGTGCCGAAGTGGCCGAGGAGATCGGTATCGTCGATTTCATCCATGCCGACGCGGCCGTTAAGGGCGCTCAGGGCCGCAAGGCAAAGAACGTCCGGGCCGATGCGGTCGAGGCGCTGATCGCCGCGATCTATCTGGACGGAGGGCTGGAAAAGGCTGCGGCCTTCATCCTCGGCATCTGGGAACGACGCGCGCAGAAGGCTGTACGCGCGATCCGCGATTCCAAGACCATGCTGCAGGAATGGCTGGCGCAGAAGGACAGTGCGCGACCGGTTTACGTGATCGTGGGTCGCGAGGGGCCGGATCATGAGCCGGTCTTCACCGTCGAGGTTCAGGCGCCGGGTTTCGTTGCGAGTGTCGGCAGGGGCCGTTCGCGGCAGGCGGCGGAGCAGGCGGCCGCCGCTGCCTTCCTCGCACGCGAGGGCGTGACCGCCGAAACGGAAGAGCCCGCATGA